One genomic segment of Pleurodeles waltl isolate 20211129_DDA chromosome 11, aPleWal1.hap1.20221129, whole genome shotgun sequence includes these proteins:
- the NANOS3 gene encoding nanos homolog 3: MDFSLWRDYLGLAHVVETLARKESDRERALLPPPEAEITAPPGPEDQEASGSACNFCKHNGESKRVYTSHTLKDQAGRVQCPILRQYVCPQCQATGDGAHTLRFCPLTRKGYSSVYQYTARNAAGRRGRRVGSRSPQD; encoded by the coding sequence ATGGACTTCAGCCTGTGGAGGGACTACCTGGGCCTGGCCCATGTGGtcgagaccttggcgaggaaggaGTCGGACCGGGAGAGGGCGCTGCTGCCGCCCCCCGAGGCTGAGATCACTGCACCCCCAGGCCCAGAGGACCAAGAGGCCTCGGGCTCCGCCTGTAACTTCTGCAAGCACAACGGCGAGTCCAAGCGGGTGTACACCTCCCACACCCTGAAGGACCAGGCTGGACGCGTCCAGTGCCCCATCCTGCGCCAGTATGTGTGCCCCCAGTGCCAGGCTACCGGCGACGGTGCCCACACGCTGCGCTTCTGCCCTCTGACCCGGAAGGGATACTCCTCTGTGTACCAGTACACGGCCAGGAATGCAGCAGGGAGGCGAGGGCGCCGGGTGGGCAGCAGGTCACCACAAGACTGA